One Phalacrocorax aristotelis chromosome 10, bGulAri2.1, whole genome shotgun sequence genomic region harbors:
- the ABCA3 gene encoding phospholipid-transporting ATPase ABCA3 isoform X1 produces MVVLRQFGLLLWKNYILQKRQILVTVIEICLPLLFAAILIALRHRVHSISHPNATVYPPQSVDDLPGFFYRRQPSNPWELAYVPSNSSAVRSIAEAVERALPISIRAQGFASEQDFEEYVKSDNRSGNVLAAVVFKHRFHQSTAPLPLQVNYELRFKYSPRNAPRSEQTGLNPNLDRDWHTSYLFPLFQLPGPREAKFADGGTPGYIREGFLAVQHAVDRAIMQYHANTSSTSLLENITVVVQRFPYPAYVNDLFLLAIQNQLPLLLMLSFTYTSLNIVRAVVHEKEKKLKEYMHMMGLSNWLHWSAWFLMFFLFLLVSVFFVTVLFCVKVSEQGAVLTNSDPTLVFTFLAIFSISSISFNFMVSTFFSRANVAAAAGGFLYFFSYIPYFFISPRYDLMSHSQKLASCLISNVAMAMGAQLIGMFEGKGTGIQWRDLMKPISVDDNFTLAQVLGMLLLDSVLYGVVAWYVEAVFPGEYGVPQPWYFFLTPSYWCGRPRTVVGKEKEEEEDPEKALKSQYIEEEPADLVSGIKIKHLSKVFKVGNKKKEAVKDLTVNMYEGQITVLLGHNGAGKTTTLSMLTGLHSPTDGQAYINGYEISQDMVLIRRSLGLCPQHDVLFDNMTVEEHLRFYAGLKGYPPSKCPEEINHILRILNLEDKRHSLTKALSGGMKRKLSIGIALIGDSKVVMLDEPTSGMDPASRRATWDLLQQQRSNRTILLTTHFMDEADLLGDRIAIMAKGELQCCGSSLFLKRKYGAGYHMVMVKEPYCNLGEISRLICQYVPNATLESNAGAELSFILPKESTHRFEALFTELEQKREELGIASYGASVTTMEEVFLRVGKLVDSSMDIQAIQLPALQYQHERRSNDWAMDDSSSLSGMTDMTDDSGALITEDCSSIKLNTGFYLCCQQFYAMFMKRAMYSWRNWKMVAAQFLVPLIFTAFALIVAKTFPGPRDSSLLRLTLEPYGQTIVPFFISATSGLSQRLAEQYVELLDAQHQSPLEVLAGDLEEYLISRASEEGGAFNEHCIAAASFEGARNRTVVTALFNNQAYHSPATALMLADNAVFRVLAGPNASITVTNYPQPRNITEKAKDQLMEGQTGFAIAINLLYGMASLASTFALLLVSERAIKAKHVQFVSGVYVVNFWLSALLWDIINFLIPCALMLVIFQAFNVQAFTQDSHLVDVMLIFLLYGWAIIPLMYLLSFFFSVAATAYTRLTIFNILSGTATFLAVTIMSIPELGLVDLSKTLDKVFLVLPNYCLGQCISDFYQNYEFIQFCTSSVEAIFICKAFNISYQVNYFSWETPGIGRYLTSLTIQGFSFLFLLFLIETNLLWRLRTLVCGICRRRKWVALLNRVSVLPEDRDVADERKKVLESPPELLSSLSSPLVIKELTKVYDSRESLLAVDRISLAVSKGECFGLLGFNGAGKTTTFKMLTGDESITSGDAFVDGHSILANIKKVQQRIGYCPQFDALLDHMTGRETLSMYARLRGIPERYISSCVENMLRGLLLEPHADKLVRTYSGGNKRKLSAGIALIGGPPVIFLDEPSTGMDPVARRLLWDAVTRTRECGKSIIFTSHSMEECEALCTRLAIMVNGQFKCLGSPQHLKSKFGSGYTLLAKTRSEEEGELQAFKAFVEKTFPGSVLKHEHQGMVHYHLTNKNLSWAQVFGALEKAKEKYRLEDYSVSQISLEQVFMSFTRFQHYTEDRGK; encoded by the exons ATGGTTGTTCTCAGGCAGTTtgggctgctgctctggaaGAACTACATCCTGCAG AAACGGCAGATCTTGGTGACAGTCATTGAAATCTGCCTGCCGCTGCTCTTTGCTGCCATCCTGATAGCACTGCGGCACCGGGTGCACTCCATCAGCCACCCCAACGCCACCGTCTACCCCCCTCAGTCTGTGGATGACCTGCCAGGCTTCTTCTACCGCCGGCAGCCCAGCAACCCCTGGGAGCTGGCTTACGTCCCCTCCAACAGCAGCGCCGTCAGGAGCATCGCGGAGGCAGTGGAGAGGGCTTTACCCATCAGCATCAGAG ctcaggGCTTTGCCTCAGAGCAGGACTTTGAGGAGTACGTCAAGTCAGACAACCGCTCGGGCAATGTGCTGGCTGCCGTCGTGTTCAAGCACCGCTTCCATCAGAGCACGGCCCCGCTGCCCCTCCAG GTCAACTATGAGCTGCGCTTCAAGTATAGCCCAAGGAACGCCCCGCGGAGTGAGCAGACGGGTCTGAACCCCAACCTGGACCGGGACTGGCACACCAGCTACCTCTTCCCACTCTTCCAGCTGCCTGGGCCCCGGGAGGCCAAGTTTGCCGATGGGGGGACGCCAG GCTATATCCGAGAAGGTTTCTTGGCGGTGCAGCACGCGGTGGACAGAGCCATCATGCAGTACCATGCCAACACCAGCTCCACCAGCCTGCTGGAGAACATCACGGTGGTGGTGCAGCGCTTCCCCTACCCGGCGTATGTCAATGACCTCTTTCTCCTCGCCATTCAGAACCAGCTGCCCCTGCTGCTCATGCTCAGCTTCACCTACACCTCGCTCAACATCGTCCGCGCCGTCGTGCATGAGAAGGAGAAGAAGCTGAAG GAGTACATGCACATGATGGGCCTCAGCAACTGGCTGCACTGGAGCGCCTGGTTCCTcatgttcttccttttcctgctggtGTCCGTGTTTTTCGTCACTGTGCTCTTCTGTGTCAAG GTGAGCGAACAGGGAGCGGTGCTCACCAACAGTGACCCCACGCTGGTGTTCACCTTCCTCGCCAtcttctccatctcctccaTCTCCTTCAACTTCATGGTGAGCACCTTCTTCTCAAGAG CAAACGTTGCGGCTGCCGCTGGCGGCTTCCTCTACTTTTTCTCCTACATCCCTTACTTCTTCATCTCGCCCCGCTACGACCTGATGTCCCACAGCCAGAAGCTGGCGTCCTGCCTCATCTCTAATGTGGCCATGGCCATGGGGGCACAGCTTATAGGCATGTTTGAAggaaaag GGACTGGCATTCAGTGGAGGGACCTCATGAAGCCCATCAGTGTGGATGACAACTTTACCTTAGCCCAAGTCCTCGGGATGCTGCTCCTGGACTCAGTGCTCTATGGTGTGGTGGCCTGGTACGTGGAGGCTGTCTTCCCAGGGGAGTACGGCGTGCCTCAGCCATGGTACTTCTTCTTGACG CCCTCATACTGGTGCGGGCGCCCCAGGACTGTCgtgggaaaagagaaggaggaggaggaggacccTGAGAAAGCGCTGAAGAGCCAGTACATTGAGGAGGAACCTGCCGACCTCGTGTCGGGAATCAAAATAAAGCACCTTTCCAAG GTGTTCAAAGTgggaaacaagaagaaagaggCAGTCAAGGACTTAACGGTGAACATGTACGAAGGGCAGATCACCGTCCTGTTGGGACACAATGGTGCTGGGAAGACCACCACTCTGTCCATGCTCACAG GTCTGCACTCTCCAACGGACGGGCAGGCATACATCAATGGCTACGAGATCTCCCAGGACATGGTCCTGATCCGCCGCAGCCTGGGCCTATGTCCCCAGCATGACGTCCTCTTTGACAACATGACAGTGGAAGAGCACCTCCGCTTCTATGCAGGG CTGAAGGGGTACCCACCCTCCAAGTGCCCCGAGGAGATCAACCACATCCTGAGGATCCTCAACCTGGAGGACAAGCGCCACTCTCTCACCAAGGCGCTCTCTGGTGGCATGAAGCGCAAGCTGTCCATTGGCATTGCCCTCATTGGGGACTCCAAG GTGGTGATGCTGGATGAGCCGACGTCAGGGATGGACCCAGCCTCTCGCAGGGCCACATGggacctcctgcagcagcagaggagcaacCGTACCATCCTGCTGACCACCCACTTCATGGATGAGGCTGACCTGCTGGGGGACCGCATAGCTATCATGGCCAAGGGCgagctgcagtgctgtggctcCTCACTCTTCCTCAAGCGTAAATACG GGGCAGGATATCACATGGTGATGGTGAAGGAGCCCTACTGTAACCTGGGGGAGATCTCCCGCCTCATCTGTCAGTACGTGCCCAATGCCACCCTGGAAAGCAATGCCGGGGCAGAGCTGTCTTTCATCCTGCCCAAGGAGAGCACACACAG GTTTGAGGCCCTGTTCAcagagctggagcagaagcGGGAGGAGCTGGGCATCGCCAGCTACGGCGCCTCAGTCACCACTATGGAGGAAGTCTTCCTGAG GGTTGGGAAGCTTGTGGACTCCAGCATGGATATCCAGGCcatccagctgcctgctctccagTACCAGCATGAGAGACGCTCCAACGACTGGGCCATGGATGACTCCAGCAGTCTGAGTGGCATGACGGATATGACGGATGACAGCGGGGCACTCATTACGGAGGACTGCTCCAGCATCAAGCTCAACACTGGG TTCTACCTGTGCTGTCAGCAGTTCTACGCCATGTTCATGAAACGAGCCATGTACAGCTGGCGCAACTGGAAGATGGTGGCAGCGCAGTTCCTTGTGCCTCTGATCTTCACTGCCTTTGCCCTCATCGTGGCCAAGACCTTCCCGGGACCCAGGGACTCCTCCCTGCTGAGGCTGACACTGGAGCCCTATGGCCAGACCATCGTGCCTTTCTTCATCTCGGCCACCTCGGGTCTGTCGCAGAGGTTGGCAGAGCAGTACGTGGAGCTGCTGGACGCCCAGCATCAGTCACCGCTGGAGGTGCTGG CAGGTGACCTGGAGGAGTACCTCATCTCAAGAGCCTCCGAGGAAGGGGGAGCCTTCAATGAACACTGTATTGCAGCCGCCTCCTTCGAAGGAGCCAGGAACCGCACGGTGGTCACTGCGCTCTTCAACAACCAGGCATATCACTCCCCTGCCACGGCCCTTATGCTGGCTGACAACGCTGTCTTCAGGGTACTGGCAGGCCCCAATGCCTCCATCACAGTCACCAACTACCCTCAGCCCCGCAACATCACCGAGAAGGCCAAAGATCAGCTCATGGA aggCCAGACTGGGTTTGCCATTGCCATCAACTTGCTGTATGGCATGGCCTCACTCGCCAGCACCTTCGCTCTGCTGCTGGTCAGTGAGCGGGCCATCAAAGCCAAGCATGTCCAGTTTGTCAGTGGTGTCTACGTGGTCAACTTCtggctttctgctctgctctgggatATCATCAACTTCCTCATCCCTTGTGCTCTGATGCTG gtgaTATTCCAAGCCTTCAATGTGCAAGCCTTCACCCAAGACAGCCACCTTGTTGATGTGATGCTGATCTTCCTCCTCTATGGCTGGGCCATCATCCCCCTCATGTACCTCCTCAGCTTCTTCTTCTCAGTGGCAGCCACAGCCTACACCCGTCTCACCATCTTCAACATCCTCTCAGGCACGGCCACCTTCCTTGCGGTCACCATCATGAGCATCCCAG AGCTTGGCTTGGTAGACCTCTCCAAAACCCTGGATAAAGTCTTTCTCGTCTTACCCAATTACTGCTTGGGCCAATGCATCAGTGACTTCTACCAGAATTATGAGTTCATTCAGTTTTGTACCTCCTCGGTTGAAGCCATCTTCATCTGCAAAGCGTTCA ATATCAGTTATCAGGTGAACTACTTTTCCTGGGAGACGCCTGGAATCGGACGATACCTGACCTCCTTGACCATCCAgggtttctccttcctcttccttcttttcctcattgAGACAAACCTCCTCTGGAGACTGAGAACTTTGGTCTGTGGCATCTGCAGGCGGCGGAAATGG GTGGCACTGCTGAACAGGGTGTCTGTGCTGCCAGAGGACCGGGACGTGGCAGATGAGAGGAAGAAGGTTTTGGAGTCACCACCAGAACTGCTGTCATCTCTCAGCAGCCCTTTGGTCATCAAGGAGCTCACCAAG GTCTATGACAGCCGGGAGTCCCTGCTGGCAGTGGACAGGATATCCTTAGCAGTCAGCAAAGGGGAATgctttggccttcttggcttCAACGGAGCAGGCAAAACCACCACCTTCAAGATGCTGACTGGTGACGAGAGCATCACGTCGGGGGATGCCTTTGTGGATGGCCACAGCATTCTGGCCAACATTAAGAAG GTCCAGCAGCGGATCGGCTACTGCCCACAGTTCGATGCCCTCCTGGACCACATGACAGGCCGCGAGACCCTGAGCATGTATGCCCGGCTGCGGGGCATCCCCGAGCGCTACATCAGCAGCTGTGTGGAGAACATGCTGAGAGGGCTGCTCCTGGAACCCCACGCTGACAAGCTTGTGAGAACTTACAG CGGTGGTAACAAGCGGAAGCTTAGCGCTGGTATTGCCCTCATCGGTGGTCCCCCCGTGATCTTCCTGGATGAGCCTTCCACCGGCATGGACCCCGTGGCCCGACGTTTGCTCTGGGACGCAGTGACACGGACGCGGGAGTGTGGAAAATCCATCATCTTCACCTCCCACAG CATGGAGGAGTGTGAGGCCCTGTGCACGCGGCTGGCCATCATGGTGAATGGGCAGTTCAAATGCctgggcagcccccagcacctgAAAAGCAAGTTTGGCAGCGGCTACACATTGCTGGCCAAAACGCGGAGTGAGGAGGAGGGTGAGCTGCAGGCCTTCAAGGCCTTCGTGGAAAAGACTTTCCCAG GCAGTGTCCTGAAACACGAGCACCAGGGCATGGTGCATTATCACTTGACCAACAAGAACCTCAGTTGGGCACAG GTCTTCGGGGCCTTGGAGAAAGCCAAAGAGAAGTATCGCTTGGAGGACTATTCGGTGAGCCAGATATCCCTGGAGCAAGTCTTCATGAGCTTCACTCGCTTCCAGCACTACACAGAGGACAGAGGCAAATGA
- the ABCA3 gene encoding phospholipid-transporting ATPase ABCA3 isoform X2 → MVVLRQFGLLLWKNYILQKRQILVTVIEICLPLLFAAILIALRHRVHSISHPNATVYPPQSVDDLPGFFYRRQPSNPWELAYVPSNSSAVRSIAEAVERALPISIRAQGFASEQDFEEYVKSDNRSGNVLAAVVFKHRFHQSTAPLPLQVNYELRFKYSPRNAPRSEQTGLNPNLDRDWHTSYLFPLFQLPGPREAKFADGGTPGYIREGFLAVQHAVDRAIMQYHANTSSTSLLENITVVVQRFPYPAYVNDLFLLAIQNQLPLLLMLSFTYTSLNIVRAVVHEKEKKLKEYMHMMGLSNWLHWSAWFLMFFLFLLVSVFFVTVLFCVKVSEQGAVLTNSDPTLVFTFLAIFSISSISFNFMVSTFFSRANVAAAAGGFLYFFSYIPYFFISPRYDLMSHSQKLASCLISNVAMAMGAQLIGMFEGKGTGIQWRDLMKPISVDDNFTLAQVLGMLLLDSVLYGVVAWYVEAVFPGEYGVPQPWYFFLTPSYWCGRPRTVVGKEKEEEEDPEKALKSQYIEEEPADLVSGIKIKHLSKVFKVGNKKKEAVKDLTVNMYEGQITVLLGHNGAGKTTTLSMLTGLHSPTDGQAYINGYEISQDMVLIRRSLGLCPQHDVLFDNMTVEEHLRFYAGLKGYPPSKCPEEINHILRILNLEDKRHSLTKALSGGMKRKLSIGIALIGDSKVVMLDEPTSGMDPASRRATWDLLQQQRSNRTILLTTHFMDEADLLGDRIAIMAKGELQCCGSSLFLKRKYGAGYHMVMVKEPYCNLGEISRLICQYVPNATLESNAGAELSFILPKESTHRFEALFTELEQKREELGIASYGASVTTMEEVFLRVGKLVDSSMDIQAIQLPALQYQHERRSNDWAMDDSSSLSGMTDMTDDSGALITEDCSSIKLNTGFYLCCQQFYAMFMKRAMYSWRNWKMVAAQFLVPLIFTAFALIVAKTFPGPRDSSLLRLTLEPYGQTIVPFFISATSGLSQRLAEQYVELLDAQHQSPLEVLGDLEEYLISRASEEGGAFNEHCIAAASFEGARNRTVVTALFNNQAYHSPATALMLADNAVFRVLAGPNASITVTNYPQPRNITEKAKDQLMEGQTGFAIAINLLYGMASLASTFALLLVSERAIKAKHVQFVSGVYVVNFWLSALLWDIINFLIPCALMLVIFQAFNVQAFTQDSHLVDVMLIFLLYGWAIIPLMYLLSFFFSVAATAYTRLTIFNILSGTATFLAVTIMSIPELGLVDLSKTLDKVFLVLPNYCLGQCISDFYQNYEFIQFCTSSVEAIFICKAFNISYQVNYFSWETPGIGRYLTSLTIQGFSFLFLLFLIETNLLWRLRTLVCGICRRRKWVALLNRVSVLPEDRDVADERKKVLESPPELLSSLSSPLVIKELTKVYDSRESLLAVDRISLAVSKGECFGLLGFNGAGKTTTFKMLTGDESITSGDAFVDGHSILANIKKVQQRIGYCPQFDALLDHMTGRETLSMYARLRGIPERYISSCVENMLRGLLLEPHADKLVRTYSGGNKRKLSAGIALIGGPPVIFLDEPSTGMDPVARRLLWDAVTRTRECGKSIIFTSHSMEECEALCTRLAIMVNGQFKCLGSPQHLKSKFGSGYTLLAKTRSEEEGELQAFKAFVEKTFPGSVLKHEHQGMVHYHLTNKNLSWAQVFGALEKAKEKYRLEDYSVSQISLEQVFMSFTRFQHYTEDRGK, encoded by the exons ATGGTTGTTCTCAGGCAGTTtgggctgctgctctggaaGAACTACATCCTGCAG AAACGGCAGATCTTGGTGACAGTCATTGAAATCTGCCTGCCGCTGCTCTTTGCTGCCATCCTGATAGCACTGCGGCACCGGGTGCACTCCATCAGCCACCCCAACGCCACCGTCTACCCCCCTCAGTCTGTGGATGACCTGCCAGGCTTCTTCTACCGCCGGCAGCCCAGCAACCCCTGGGAGCTGGCTTACGTCCCCTCCAACAGCAGCGCCGTCAGGAGCATCGCGGAGGCAGTGGAGAGGGCTTTACCCATCAGCATCAGAG ctcaggGCTTTGCCTCAGAGCAGGACTTTGAGGAGTACGTCAAGTCAGACAACCGCTCGGGCAATGTGCTGGCTGCCGTCGTGTTCAAGCACCGCTTCCATCAGAGCACGGCCCCGCTGCCCCTCCAG GTCAACTATGAGCTGCGCTTCAAGTATAGCCCAAGGAACGCCCCGCGGAGTGAGCAGACGGGTCTGAACCCCAACCTGGACCGGGACTGGCACACCAGCTACCTCTTCCCACTCTTCCAGCTGCCTGGGCCCCGGGAGGCCAAGTTTGCCGATGGGGGGACGCCAG GCTATATCCGAGAAGGTTTCTTGGCGGTGCAGCACGCGGTGGACAGAGCCATCATGCAGTACCATGCCAACACCAGCTCCACCAGCCTGCTGGAGAACATCACGGTGGTGGTGCAGCGCTTCCCCTACCCGGCGTATGTCAATGACCTCTTTCTCCTCGCCATTCAGAACCAGCTGCCCCTGCTGCTCATGCTCAGCTTCACCTACACCTCGCTCAACATCGTCCGCGCCGTCGTGCATGAGAAGGAGAAGAAGCTGAAG GAGTACATGCACATGATGGGCCTCAGCAACTGGCTGCACTGGAGCGCCTGGTTCCTcatgttcttccttttcctgctggtGTCCGTGTTTTTCGTCACTGTGCTCTTCTGTGTCAAG GTGAGCGAACAGGGAGCGGTGCTCACCAACAGTGACCCCACGCTGGTGTTCACCTTCCTCGCCAtcttctccatctcctccaTCTCCTTCAACTTCATGGTGAGCACCTTCTTCTCAAGAG CAAACGTTGCGGCTGCCGCTGGCGGCTTCCTCTACTTTTTCTCCTACATCCCTTACTTCTTCATCTCGCCCCGCTACGACCTGATGTCCCACAGCCAGAAGCTGGCGTCCTGCCTCATCTCTAATGTGGCCATGGCCATGGGGGCACAGCTTATAGGCATGTTTGAAggaaaag GGACTGGCATTCAGTGGAGGGACCTCATGAAGCCCATCAGTGTGGATGACAACTTTACCTTAGCCCAAGTCCTCGGGATGCTGCTCCTGGACTCAGTGCTCTATGGTGTGGTGGCCTGGTACGTGGAGGCTGTCTTCCCAGGGGAGTACGGCGTGCCTCAGCCATGGTACTTCTTCTTGACG CCCTCATACTGGTGCGGGCGCCCCAGGACTGTCgtgggaaaagagaaggaggaggaggaggacccTGAGAAAGCGCTGAAGAGCCAGTACATTGAGGAGGAACCTGCCGACCTCGTGTCGGGAATCAAAATAAAGCACCTTTCCAAG GTGTTCAAAGTgggaaacaagaagaaagaggCAGTCAAGGACTTAACGGTGAACATGTACGAAGGGCAGATCACCGTCCTGTTGGGACACAATGGTGCTGGGAAGACCACCACTCTGTCCATGCTCACAG GTCTGCACTCTCCAACGGACGGGCAGGCATACATCAATGGCTACGAGATCTCCCAGGACATGGTCCTGATCCGCCGCAGCCTGGGCCTATGTCCCCAGCATGACGTCCTCTTTGACAACATGACAGTGGAAGAGCACCTCCGCTTCTATGCAGGG CTGAAGGGGTACCCACCCTCCAAGTGCCCCGAGGAGATCAACCACATCCTGAGGATCCTCAACCTGGAGGACAAGCGCCACTCTCTCACCAAGGCGCTCTCTGGTGGCATGAAGCGCAAGCTGTCCATTGGCATTGCCCTCATTGGGGACTCCAAG GTGGTGATGCTGGATGAGCCGACGTCAGGGATGGACCCAGCCTCTCGCAGGGCCACATGggacctcctgcagcagcagaggagcaacCGTACCATCCTGCTGACCACCCACTTCATGGATGAGGCTGACCTGCTGGGGGACCGCATAGCTATCATGGCCAAGGGCgagctgcagtgctgtggctcCTCACTCTTCCTCAAGCGTAAATACG GGGCAGGATATCACATGGTGATGGTGAAGGAGCCCTACTGTAACCTGGGGGAGATCTCCCGCCTCATCTGTCAGTACGTGCCCAATGCCACCCTGGAAAGCAATGCCGGGGCAGAGCTGTCTTTCATCCTGCCCAAGGAGAGCACACACAG GTTTGAGGCCCTGTTCAcagagctggagcagaagcGGGAGGAGCTGGGCATCGCCAGCTACGGCGCCTCAGTCACCACTATGGAGGAAGTCTTCCTGAG GGTTGGGAAGCTTGTGGACTCCAGCATGGATATCCAGGCcatccagctgcctgctctccagTACCAGCATGAGAGACGCTCCAACGACTGGGCCATGGATGACTCCAGCAGTCTGAGTGGCATGACGGATATGACGGATGACAGCGGGGCACTCATTACGGAGGACTGCTCCAGCATCAAGCTCAACACTGGG TTCTACCTGTGCTGTCAGCAGTTCTACGCCATGTTCATGAAACGAGCCATGTACAGCTGGCGCAACTGGAAGATGGTGGCAGCGCAGTTCCTTGTGCCTCTGATCTTCACTGCCTTTGCCCTCATCGTGGCCAAGACCTTCCCGGGACCCAGGGACTCCTCCCTGCTGAGGCTGACACTGGAGCCCTATGGCCAGACCATCGTGCCTTTCTTCATCTCGGCCACCTCGGGTCTGTCGCAGAGGTTGGCAGAGCAGTACGTGGAGCTGCTGGACGCCCAGCATCAGTCACCGCTGGAGGTGCTGG GTGACCTGGAGGAGTACCTCATCTCAAGAGCCTCCGAGGAAGGGGGAGCCTTCAATGAACACTGTATTGCAGCCGCCTCCTTCGAAGGAGCCAGGAACCGCACGGTGGTCACTGCGCTCTTCAACAACCAGGCATATCACTCCCCTGCCACGGCCCTTATGCTGGCTGACAACGCTGTCTTCAGGGTACTGGCAGGCCCCAATGCCTCCATCACAGTCACCAACTACCCTCAGCCCCGCAACATCACCGAGAAGGCCAAAGATCAGCTCATGGA aggCCAGACTGGGTTTGCCATTGCCATCAACTTGCTGTATGGCATGGCCTCACTCGCCAGCACCTTCGCTCTGCTGCTGGTCAGTGAGCGGGCCATCAAAGCCAAGCATGTCCAGTTTGTCAGTGGTGTCTACGTGGTCAACTTCtggctttctgctctgctctgggatATCATCAACTTCCTCATCCCTTGTGCTCTGATGCTG gtgaTATTCCAAGCCTTCAATGTGCAAGCCTTCACCCAAGACAGCCACCTTGTTGATGTGATGCTGATCTTCCTCCTCTATGGCTGGGCCATCATCCCCCTCATGTACCTCCTCAGCTTCTTCTTCTCAGTGGCAGCCACAGCCTACACCCGTCTCACCATCTTCAACATCCTCTCAGGCACGGCCACCTTCCTTGCGGTCACCATCATGAGCATCCCAG AGCTTGGCTTGGTAGACCTCTCCAAAACCCTGGATAAAGTCTTTCTCGTCTTACCCAATTACTGCTTGGGCCAATGCATCAGTGACTTCTACCAGAATTATGAGTTCATTCAGTTTTGTACCTCCTCGGTTGAAGCCATCTTCATCTGCAAAGCGTTCA ATATCAGTTATCAGGTGAACTACTTTTCCTGGGAGACGCCTGGAATCGGACGATACCTGACCTCCTTGACCATCCAgggtttctccttcctcttccttcttttcctcattgAGACAAACCTCCTCTGGAGACTGAGAACTTTGGTCTGTGGCATCTGCAGGCGGCGGAAATGG GTGGCACTGCTGAACAGGGTGTCTGTGCTGCCAGAGGACCGGGACGTGGCAGATGAGAGGAAGAAGGTTTTGGAGTCACCACCAGAACTGCTGTCATCTCTCAGCAGCCCTTTGGTCATCAAGGAGCTCACCAAG GTCTATGACAGCCGGGAGTCCCTGCTGGCAGTGGACAGGATATCCTTAGCAGTCAGCAAAGGGGAATgctttggccttcttggcttCAACGGAGCAGGCAAAACCACCACCTTCAAGATGCTGACTGGTGACGAGAGCATCACGTCGGGGGATGCCTTTGTGGATGGCCACAGCATTCTGGCCAACATTAAGAAG GTCCAGCAGCGGATCGGCTACTGCCCACAGTTCGATGCCCTCCTGGACCACATGACAGGCCGCGAGACCCTGAGCATGTATGCCCGGCTGCGGGGCATCCCCGAGCGCTACATCAGCAGCTGTGTGGAGAACATGCTGAGAGGGCTGCTCCTGGAACCCCACGCTGACAAGCTTGTGAGAACTTACAG CGGTGGTAACAAGCGGAAGCTTAGCGCTGGTATTGCCCTCATCGGTGGTCCCCCCGTGATCTTCCTGGATGAGCCTTCCACCGGCATGGACCCCGTGGCCCGACGTTTGCTCTGGGACGCAGTGACACGGACGCGGGAGTGTGGAAAATCCATCATCTTCACCTCCCACAG CATGGAGGAGTGTGAGGCCCTGTGCACGCGGCTGGCCATCATGGTGAATGGGCAGTTCAAATGCctgggcagcccccagcacctgAAAAGCAAGTTTGGCAGCGGCTACACATTGCTGGCCAAAACGCGGAGTGAGGAGGAGGGTGAGCTGCAGGCCTTCAAGGCCTTCGTGGAAAAGACTTTCCCAG GCAGTGTCCTGAAACACGAGCACCAGGGCATGGTGCATTATCACTTGACCAACAAGAACCTCAGTTGGGCACAG GTCTTCGGGGCCTTGGAGAAAGCCAAAGAGAAGTATCGCTTGGAGGACTATTCGGTGAGCCAGATATCCCTGGAGCAAGTCTTCATGAGCTTCACTCGCTTCCAGCACTACACAGAGGACAGAGGCAAATGA